Proteins from one Sporocytophaga myxococcoides genomic window:
- a CDS encoding acyl-CoA desaturase: MFIIIFFISHWYISLFSQTFFLHRYSAHRMFTMNKAWERFFYLILYFSQGSSYLTPRAYGILHRMHHAYSDTERDPHSPHHNKNAFLMMWKTRKIYNDIVDNNLNSDPGFKKNLPEWKLIDKIGEMGISRIAWGIIYVGFYSIFATQWWMFLLLPVHFLMSPVHGAIVNWFGHKVGYCNFKNGDQSKNTLPVDLLMLGELFQNNHHKYANRANFGVKKFEFDPVFPFIKIFSFFRIIKLEKTLN; this comes from the coding sequence ATGTTTATCATTATCTTTTTTATTTCACACTGGTACATTTCATTATTCTCCCAAACATTCTTTTTGCACAGATACAGCGCCCATAGAATGTTCACTATGAATAAAGCATGGGAAAGGTTCTTTTATCTTATTCTATATTTCAGCCAGGGATCTTCCTATTTAACACCAAGAGCATATGGAATTCTTCATAGAATGCATCATGCTTATAGTGATACAGAAAGGGATCCACATTCTCCACACCACAATAAAAATGCTTTTTTAATGATGTGGAAGACAAGGAAGATTTATAATGATATTGTAGACAATAATCTGAACTCAGATCCCGGATTCAAAAAAAATCTTCCTGAATGGAAGCTTATTGATAAGATTGGAGAAATGGGAATATCAAGAATAGCATGGGGTATTATTTATGTAGGCTTTTATTCCATATTTGCTACACAATGGTGGATGTTTTTGTTACTACCTGTACATTTTCTTATGTCACCCGTACACGGAGCTATTGTGAACTGGTTTGGCCATAAAGTTGGTTACTGCAATTTTAAAAACGGTGATCAATCTAAAAACACCCTGCCTGTAGACTTACTAATGCTTGGTGAATTATTCCAGAATAACCATCACAAATATGCAAACCGGGCCAATTTTGGTGTAAAGAAATTTGAATTTGACCCTGTATTTCCATTTATCAAGATATTTTCATTCTTCAGAATAATAAAACTGGAAAAAACTTTGAATTAG
- a CDS encoding NADP-dependent oxidoreductase, which yields MKTTPQQTEGTETKSKKALGDKMKAIVIHNFGDGNVLQQEEVTIPKIEQDDILVKVQAAGINPIDWKVRQGYREDFLQNNNPGILGWDVAGTVIEVGDLVTRFKPGDKIYANPSAARNGAYAEYIAIRSYEAALVPKSISVTEAAGVPLAAQTAWTGLFDKANLKADQKVLIHGASGGVGTFAVQLAKIAGAYVIGTCSKTNIDMVKSIGADQVIDYKNEDFSTKLKNIDVVLDTIGGDTQVKSLKVLKAGGILVSTVGINAAEKSPRPDVKTIGYYSIGNGAKLAEIGGLIEKGLIKIIIDRTFPLENVREAHQLSETHHAKGKIILTIDQKTNG from the coding sequence ATGAAAACTACTCCACAACAAACAGAAGGAACAGAAACAAAATCAAAAAAAGCTTTGGGAGATAAAATGAAAGCCATTGTAATACATAATTTTGGAGATGGCAATGTCCTTCAGCAAGAAGAAGTCACTATTCCTAAAATTGAACAAGATGATATATTAGTTAAAGTACAAGCTGCGGGCATTAATCCAATTGACTGGAAAGTAAGGCAAGGTTACAGAGAAGATTTTCTTCAAAATAACAATCCCGGAATCCTGGGTTGGGATGTAGCAGGGACAGTAATCGAAGTTGGTGATCTGGTAACAAGATTTAAACCTGGAGACAAAATATATGCAAATCCAAGCGCTGCCAGAAATGGAGCTTACGCTGAATACATTGCAATCCGTTCCTATGAAGCTGCTCTGGTTCCAAAAAGTATATCCGTGACAGAAGCCGCTGGTGTTCCACTCGCGGCACAGACTGCATGGACAGGATTATTTGATAAAGCTAACTTAAAAGCAGACCAGAAAGTATTGATACACGGAGCTTCCGGAGGTGTTGGAACATTTGCAGTTCAACTTGCTAAAATTGCAGGCGCTTATGTAATCGGAACTTGCTCTAAAACAAATATAGATATGGTAAAAAGTATTGGTGCTGACCAGGTGATAGATTATAAAAATGAAGATTTCAGCACTAAACTCAAAAATATAGATGTGGTATTAGATACTATTGGCGGTGATACACAGGTAAAATCATTAAAGGTCCTTAAAGCCGGTGGAATATTAGTATCAACAGTTGGCATTAATGCAGCAGAAAAATCTCCACGTCCAGATGTAAAAACAATAGGTTATTATTCAATAGGTAATGGAGCCAAATTAGCAGAGATCGGAGGTTTAATTGAAAAAGGATTAATTAAAATAATTATAGATCGTACATTCCCATTAGAAAATGTAAGAGAGGCTCATCAGTTAAGCGAAACTCATCATGCAAAGGGAAAGATCATACTGACAATAGACCAAAAGACCAACGGCTAA
- a CDS encoding class I SAM-dependent methyltransferase, translating into MNAVKEYFGDIDIYLFDQLLKGRFDHCNTVLDVGCGSGRNLIYFLKNGFDVYGIDPDPSAISRVQKLSSDVNPSFPSDHFNIGVAEELPYAEDYFDLIICSAVLHFAKDQDHFEQMLNSMWNVLKPGGYFFARLASSIGIEHLVKETGKGLWLLPDGSIRYLVNEKALLEYTSRLNGILFEPIKTTNVQNLRCMTTWCLQKR; encoded by the coding sequence ATGAACGCTGTAAAAGAATATTTCGGTGATATAGATATCTATCTTTTTGATCAATTGTTGAAAGGCCGCTTCGATCACTGCAATACTGTTCTGGACGTAGGATGTGGAAGTGGCAGAAATCTTATATATTTTTTAAAAAACGGATTTGATGTTTATGGCATAGACCCGGATCCTTCGGCCATTAGCAGGGTGCAGAAACTTTCATCTGATGTGAATCCCAGTTTCCCTTCAGATCATTTTAACATCGGTGTTGCTGAAGAGCTTCCTTATGCTGAGGATTATTTCGATCTCATTATCTGTAGCGCAGTACTACATTTTGCGAAAGATCAGGATCACTTTGAACAAATGTTAAACTCCATGTGGAACGTACTTAAACCCGGAGGTTACTTCTTTGCTAGACTTGCTTCTTCTATTGGTATAGAACATTTGGTAAAAGAAACCGGGAAAGGACTCTGGCTCCTACCGGATGGGTCTATAAGATATCTTGTCAATGAAAAAGCTCTGTTGGAATATACTTCAAGACTAAATGGAATTCTTTTCGAGCCTATTAAAACAACCAATGTGCAGAACCTACGCTGTATGACTACTTGGTGTTTACAAAAGAGGTAA
- a CDS encoding AraC family transcriptional regulator produces MKKIPVYGIREFSKGSNEVYFYSNDLPNHLRSHQFINNPHSHSTYITILFTKGKGEHQIDFSSYPVKPGSVFLLNPGQVHCWKLSEQADGFVFFHTREFYDSIFTNRKITDFPFFYLQQNYPVIYLDKTEVVSVMSRFEEINQEFKANNSFKTEKLGSLIDLLYIELSRVYIKDSHDENKETSINYYKVKNLQRLIDEQFRTQKLPQQYADLMNMSTRHLNRLTREVLNKTTGDLIAERIILEAKRLLIHNDIPIANVGDQLGYDDVSYFIRVFKKHTGLSPKEFQKSTIKPFSL; encoded by the coding sequence ATGAAAAAAATACCGGTATATGGCATCAGGGAGTTCTCAAAGGGAAGCAATGAAGTTTATTTTTATTCTAATGACTTGCCTAATCACCTGAGAAGCCATCAGTTTATCAATAATCCGCACAGTCACAGTACCTATATCACCATTTTGTTTACTAAAGGAAAGGGAGAACATCAGATTGACTTTTCAAGCTATCCTGTTAAACCAGGAAGTGTATTTTTACTCAACCCGGGACAAGTGCATTGTTGGAAGCTTTCCGAGCAGGCGGATGGTTTTGTATTTTTTCATACAAGAGAATTCTATGACAGTATTTTTACAAATAGAAAAATTACAGATTTTCCATTTTTTTATTTGCAGCAAAATTATCCTGTAATATATCTGGATAAAACGGAAGTAGTTTCAGTGATGTCGAGATTTGAAGAGATTAATCAGGAGTTTAAAGCCAATAATTCATTTAAAACAGAGAAGCTTGGTTCTCTGATTGATTTGCTATATATAGAGCTTTCAAGGGTATATATTAAAGATTCTCATGATGAGAATAAAGAAACATCAATTAACTACTATAAGGTGAAAAATCTCCAGCGACTTATCGATGAACAATTTAGAACTCAAAAATTGCCTCAGCAATATGCAGACCTGATGAATATGAGTACAAGACACCTTAACAGACTAACGAGGGAAGTCTTAAATAAAACTACTGGTGATCTTATAGCAGAAAGGATAATTCTGGAGGCAAAGCGTCTGCTGATTCATAATGACATACCTATTGCGAATGTTGGAGATCAGTTAGGTTACGACGATGTTTCCTATTTCATCAGAGTATTCAAAAAGCATACAGGACTCTCACCAAAAGAGTTTCAGAAGAGTACAATTAAGCCATTTTCATTATAA
- a CDS encoding head GIN domain-containing protein: protein MKLIKLIFQLFIILIFIQFSAACSRCKKGSGDIASIERGVPQFNGVELNGSFDVHIKKDTVQKVVITADDNILPIIETEVEHGILEIEIDDDECLRKSNKIDVYISMPTLRKVRLNGSGKVTGDGQFTGNELDVSINGSGNISLNFNVANLKSKIDGSGNITLSGISNISSHEINGSGRISAKNTESQTVYAKINGSGNISVNAIQTLKVNISGSGKVGYSGNPVTDVTISGSGKVFKE, encoded by the coding sequence ATGAAACTGATTAAATTGATTTTTCAACTATTTATAATTTTAATATTTATACAATTTAGCGCTGCCTGCAGCAGATGCAAAAAGGGTTCAGGAGATATTGCCAGCATTGAGAGAGGCGTGCCTCAGTTTAATGGTGTTGAACTCAACGGAAGCTTTGATGTGCACATTAAAAAGGATACAGTGCAAAAAGTTGTTATTACTGCAGACGACAATATTCTTCCTATCATTGAAACAGAGGTTGAACACGGCATACTTGAAATAGAAATTGATGATGATGAGTGTTTGAGGAAATCTAATAAAATAGACGTTTATATATCTATGCCAACATTGAGAAAAGTGAGACTCAACGGTTCTGGTAAAGTAACTGGGGATGGGCAATTCACGGGTAATGAATTGGATGTCTCTATTAATGGGTCAGGAAATATATCCCTGAATTTTAATGTTGCAAATCTGAAGAGTAAAATTGATGGATCGGGAAATATTACACTGTCAGGAATTTCAAATATTTCATCTCATGAAATAAATGGTTCCGGAAGAATTAGTGCAAAAAATACAGAAAGCCAGACTGTATATGCTAAAATTAACGGGTCTGGAAATATATCTGTGAATGCAATCCAGACCCTGAAAGTTAATATTTCAGGCAGCGGTAAAGTAGGTTACTCAGGAAACCCAGTTACCGATGTTACCATATCTGGTTCCGGAAAAGTGTTTAAGGAATAA
- a CDS encoding DUF2911 domain-containing protein yields MKKLSLSALFFFAVSAMTICYAQINAPKPSPLSTVTQKVGLADVSVTYSRPSAKGRKVFGDLVAFDKIWRTGANDPTKVSFSDTVSVEGTKLAPGEYALYTIPGTSEWTVLFGKNTKVQAGDFKESDAAAKFKVKSEKACALVESFTIEFTDLTPTTANIKISWETTSVKFKIENDVDAKVMADIKMKTDNVFTYFQAAGYYYETNRDMKQALEWINKAVEKNPAFYILHLKAKIQVKLNDCKGAVETATKSLDAAKAAKNDDYVKLNEKLISECKGKK; encoded by the coding sequence ATGAAAAAACTTTCATTATCAGCATTATTCTTCTTTGCTGTTTCGGCCATGACTATTTGTTATGCACAGATCAATGCCCCGAAACCAAGTCCACTTTCAACTGTAACTCAAAAAGTTGGTTTGGCTGATGTTTCTGTTACTTATTCAAGACCAAGTGCAAAAGGTCGTAAAGTATTCGGTGACCTTGTAGCATTTGATAAAATATGGAGAACAGGAGCAAACGATCCTACTAAAGTAAGTTTCTCTGATACTGTATCAGTAGAGGGAACAAAGCTTGCTCCGGGTGAATATGCACTTTATACTATCCCTGGGACTTCTGAATGGACAGTGTTATTCGGAAAGAATACAAAAGTACAGGCAGGCGATTTTAAAGAAAGTGATGCAGCTGCAAAATTTAAAGTTAAATCTGAAAAGGCATGTGCTCTTGTTGAATCTTTCACAATTGAATTCACTGATTTAACGCCTACTACAGCGAATATTAAGATAAGCTGGGAAACAACAAGTGTCAAATTTAAAATTGAAAATGATGTTGATGCTAAAGTAATGGCTGATATCAAAATGAAGACTGACAATGTATTTACTTACTTTCAGGCCGCAGGTTATTACTATGAAACCAACAGAGATATGAAACAAGCTCTGGAGTGGATTAATAAAGCAGTAGAAAAAAATCCTGCATTCTATATCCTTCATTTGAAAGCAAAAATACAAGTGAAACTTAATGACTGCAAAGGTGCAGTAGAAACTGCAACCAAATCTCTTGATGCTGCTAAGGCTGCTAAAAATGATGATTATGTGAAGCTGAATGAGAAGTTAATCTCTGAGTGCAAAGGCAAAAAATAA
- a CDS encoding sodium:solute symporter, with protein sequence MSITDWIVLCGTLTFIIAYGIWKTKGSKNIEDFLLSRTMPWYTICLSIMATQASAITFLSTPGQAYDDGMRFIQFYYGLPIAMVIIAITAVPLYAKMNVYTAYEYLEGRFDFKTRTLAALLFLIQRGVSTGITIYAPSIILSTILGWDLNSTNVIIGSLVILYTVSGGTKAVSVTQQQQMTIMMGGIILAGIVIIYKLPSNISLFESMQVAGKLGKMNLVDFNFQPNDRYNFWSGITGGMFLALSYFGTDQSQVGRYLSGKSITESRMGLLFNGLLKIPMQFIILFIGLLVFVFYQFHQAPVFFNKTELARAQQSVYAGEIKTLEEKYDQNFIRKKEEVNTLVTALKAKDQQAIDNSQDKLLVIKKEEQEIRNNVKKVILKASPEAETKDVDFVFITFIMTQMPHGLVGLLIAVILCAAMSSTASALNALASTTCVDIYKRSINPHASERHYLKASRVLTVVWGLLTILFALFASLVDNLIQAVNILGSLFYGTILGIFLCAFYFKYIKSNAVFIAALIAQISIFLLYFYSDIAFLWYNLIGPIIVIVAGYIVQLILTGREQTKI encoded by the coding sequence ATGAGTATAACAGACTGGATCGTACTTTGTGGAACGCTCACATTTATTATTGCTTATGGCATTTGGAAAACCAAGGGAAGTAAGAATATAGAAGACTTTCTTCTTTCCAGGACTATGCCCTGGTATACCATCTGCCTTTCTATCATGGCTACTCAGGCCAGTGCCATAACATTTCTGTCAACACCAGGACAAGCGTATGATGATGGCATGCGTTTTATACAGTTTTACTATGGATTGCCAATAGCAATGGTCATTATAGCCATTACAGCAGTTCCATTGTATGCAAAGATGAATGTATATACCGCTTATGAATACCTGGAAGGAAGATTTGACTTTAAAACCAGGACACTGGCCGCACTCCTGTTTCTTATACAAAGAGGAGTAAGCACAGGAATCACAATTTATGCTCCATCTATTATTTTATCTACTATCCTCGGGTGGGATTTAAACTCTACCAATGTTATCATAGGAAGTCTTGTGATTTTATACACCGTTTCGGGAGGTACCAAAGCAGTTAGTGTTACACAGCAACAGCAGATGACAATCATGATGGGAGGAATCATACTTGCAGGTATTGTAATCATTTACAAGCTTCCCTCAAATATTTCTTTATTCGAATCTATGCAAGTTGCAGGCAAACTGGGGAAGATGAACCTAGTAGACTTCAACTTTCAGCCCAATGACAGATATAATTTCTGGTCTGGTATCACTGGAGGAATGTTTTTAGCCCTCTCCTATTTTGGGACAGATCAATCTCAGGTAGGACGTTATCTCTCAGGAAAATCCATCACTGAGAGTCGTATGGGATTGTTATTTAATGGACTATTGAAAATACCAATGCAGTTCATCATACTTTTCATCGGCTTACTTGTATTTGTATTTTACCAGTTCCATCAGGCCCCTGTTTTCTTCAACAAAACTGAACTTGCAAGAGCTCAGCAATCTGTTTATGCAGGTGAAATAAAAACACTTGAAGAAAAATATGATCAGAATTTTATCAGAAAAAAAGAAGAAGTAAACACTCTTGTTACAGCCCTTAAAGCTAAAGACCAGCAAGCCATTGATAACAGTCAGGACAAATTACTTGTAATAAAAAAAGAAGAACAAGAAATCCGCAATAATGTAAAAAAAGTCATTTTAAAGGCTTCTCCTGAAGCTGAGACAAAAGACGTAGATTTTGTTTTTATTACTTTCATTATGACGCAGATGCCTCATGGCCTGGTAGGATTACTTATTGCAGTAATATTATGCGCTGCCATGTCTTCTACAGCTTCTGCATTAAATGCACTAGCCTCTACTACATGTGTGGATATTTATAAACGCTCAATAAATCCTCATGCATCAGAACGCCACTACCTGAAGGCTTCAAGGGTACTAACTGTTGTGTGGGGATTACTTACTATCCTGTTCGCTTTGTTTGCATCACTGGTAGACAACTTAATCCAGGCCGTTAATATTCTGGGCAGCTTATTTTATGGAACTATTCTTGGGATTTTTTTATGTGCTTTTTACTTTAAATATATAAAATCCAATGCAGTATTTATTGCTGCTTTAATAGCTCAGATCTCTATATTCCTGTTGTATTTTTATTCAGATATTGCTTTTTTATGGTACAATCTTATTGGCCCAATAATAGTGATAGTTGCAGGATATATAGTTCAATTGATTTTGACAGGAAGAGAGCAGACTAAAATATAG
- a CDS encoding PIG-L family deacetylase, whose amino-acid sequence MFADIKNGSGYNTMNQKPGIIILFLLLVHSFSSIAQPDERYNAAEIQQAIKKLNVLGSVLYIAAHPDDENTRLITYFTKDKLYNTGYLSLTRGDGGQNLIGSELNEQLGVIRTQELQEARRIDGGKQFFSRAKDFGFSKNPDETFMIWDREKVFADMVWVIRKFRPDVLITRFNTEPGKTHGHHTASAILAEEAFEAAGDPTKFPEQLKYVQVWQPKRLLWNTNWWFYGSEKDFNTQGLLKIDVGTFNPTLGQSYTEIAAASRSMHKSQGFGTSGTRGTAIEYLQHTKGSKPNSDIFEDIDVSWNRIQGGAKIGELLNKIYSGFNSTNPSASVAPLLEVRSLIKALPDSYWKEIKLQETEDVIKTCLGLWTEVIASDYSAVPGQEMKVNVELVNRSSIPVEIKKITFSVNKDSSLASTLKDNVPLAFSTKIKIPSEMPYSQPYWLVHRGSKGMFDVNDQQLIGKPENDPAIETTFDFVINGQSIRYTTPVVYKKADPAKGEQYRPLEIIPPLFVNLSERLLVFGDNSPKELDIRLKSGVDNISGKLMIEIPKSWKAEPAVQDFSIKGKGNEEGFKFKVFPSTEAMTGTLKVFAVSGKDTLQNGNINIRYDHIKPQLLLPESNAKIVKLELKTTGKNIGYLQGAGDDIPGSLSQIGYKVSVLKEDAITPSLLSSFDAVVIGIRAYNTREKLKYINPLLLNYVKNGGTLVVQYNTMPSRFGDGRMVTDSIGPYPFKLSNDRVTMEDAPVKFLIPGHPLLNTPNKITEKDFENWVQERGLYFPNDWSKEYQALLSCQDIGETPKDGGLLYARYGKGTYIYTSYSWFRQLPAGVPGAYRIFVNLLSSGNDGKKKKNGK is encoded by the coding sequence ATGTTCGCTGACATAAAAAACGGATCCGGCTATAATACGATGAATCAGAAACCTGGCATTATCATTTTATTCTTATTATTAGTTCACTCATTTTCAAGCATTGCCCAACCCGATGAAAGGTACAATGCTGCAGAAATTCAACAAGCCATAAAGAAGCTTAATGTATTGGGCAGTGTGCTATATATTGCTGCCCATCCTGATGACGAGAACACCAGGCTTATTACCTACTTTACCAAGGACAAGCTATATAACACTGGTTACCTTTCCCTTACACGTGGTGACGGAGGACAGAACCTTATCGGTTCAGAATTGAATGAACAGTTAGGAGTGATAAGAACCCAGGAACTTCAGGAAGCTAGGAGAATTGATGGAGGAAAGCAATTTTTCTCCCGAGCCAAAGACTTTGGTTTCTCTAAAAATCCTGATGAAACATTTATGATCTGGGATCGGGAAAAAGTCTTTGCTGATATGGTTTGGGTAATCAGAAAATTCAGACCAGATGTACTTATAACCCGTTTTAATACAGAGCCAGGCAAAACTCATGGCCACCATACAGCCTCTGCAATTCTTGCCGAAGAAGCCTTTGAAGCAGCAGGAGATCCGACAAAATTCCCCGAACAATTAAAATATGTTCAGGTATGGCAACCTAAACGATTATTATGGAATACCAACTGGTGGTTTTATGGAAGTGAAAAAGACTTTAATACACAGGGATTACTAAAGATTGATGTAGGTACTTTTAATCCTACCTTAGGCCAATCATATACTGAAATTGCAGCTGCCAGCAGAAGTATGCATAAAAGCCAGGGCTTCGGAACCAGCGGTACAAGGGGGACTGCCATTGAATATCTTCAACATACAAAAGGTTCAAAACCAAACAGCGATATTTTTGAAGATATTGACGTTTCATGGAATAGAATTCAGGGTGGAGCAAAAATAGGCGAATTGCTGAACAAGATTTACTCAGGATTTAATTCAACCAACCCTTCTGCTTCAGTAGCTCCTTTGCTTGAAGTAAGATCACTGATCAAAGCATTGCCGGATAGTTATTGGAAGGAGATAAAACTGCAGGAAACAGAAGACGTCATTAAAACCTGCCTTGGACTTTGGACTGAAGTAATCGCTTCAGATTACAGTGCTGTTCCAGGCCAAGAGATGAAAGTAAATGTTGAATTAGTAAATCGTTCTTCAATTCCTGTTGAAATAAAAAAAATTACTTTTTCGGTTAATAAAGATAGTAGCTTAGCAAGTACCTTAAAGGATAATGTTCCTTTAGCATTTTCCACAAAGATAAAAATCCCTTCAGAGATGCCTTACTCACAGCCTTACTGGCTGGTTCACAGAGGTAGTAAGGGAATGTTTGATGTAAATGATCAGCAACTTATTGGCAAACCAGAAAATGATCCAGCCATTGAGACTACATTCGATTTTGTAATTAATGGACAAAGTATTCGTTATACCACACCTGTAGTATATAAGAAAGCAGATCCTGCAAAAGGTGAGCAATACAGACCGCTGGAAATAATCCCTCCTTTATTTGTAAACCTTTCTGAACGTTTGCTGGTCTTTGGTGACAATAGTCCAAAAGAACTGGACATCAGATTAAAATCCGGAGTTGATAATATCTCCGGAAAACTAATGATTGAAATACCTAAGAGTTGGAAAGCAGAACCTGCCGTACAAGATTTTTCTATCAAAGGTAAAGGAAATGAAGAAGGATTTAAATTTAAGGTATTTCCTTCCACAGAAGCTATGACAGGTACTTTAAAAGTATTTGCCGTTTCAGGAAAAGATACTCTTCAGAATGGTAATATTAACATTAGGTACGACCACATAAAGCCTCAATTGCTGCTACCTGAATCCAATGCAAAAATAGTAAAGCTTGAATTAAAGACTACCGGGAAAAATATAGGTTACTTGCAAGGTGCAGGTGATGACATCCCTGGGTCATTGAGCCAAATCGGATACAAAGTCTCCGTACTTAAAGAAGATGCTATTACACCTTCACTCCTGTCGTCTTTTGATGCAGTAGTCATAGGTATCAGAGCTTACAATACAAGAGAAAAATTAAAATATATTAACCCGCTTTTACTGAACTATGTGAAAAACGGAGGAACTCTTGTAGTACAATACAACACTATGCCATCAAGATTCGGAGATGGAAGAATGGTGACTGATTCTATAGGGCCATATCCTTTCAAGCTTTCTAATGACAGGGTAACTATGGAAGATGCACCAGTTAAATTCTTAATACCTGGACATCCTTTATTGAATACTCCTAACAAAATCACTGAAAAAGATTTTGAAAACTGGGTTCAGGAAAGAGGATTGTATTTCCCTAATGACTGGAGCAAGGAGTACCAGGCTCTCCTATCCTGTCAAGATATTGGTGAAACACCTAAAGATGGGGGACTTCTTTATGCCAGATACGGCAAAGGAACCTATATCTATACCAGCTATTCCTGGTTCAGACAGCTTCCTGCCGGAGTTCCGGGAGCTTATAGAATATTTGTAAACCTGTTGTCTTCTGGAAACGACGGAAAAAAGAAAAAAAATGGTAAATGA
- a CDS encoding HYC_CC_PP family protein: MKRIAIISVLMLYTVFTTGLSVYTHYCAGKLASISFFGPDKKGCGKCAVKITKDCCKDKQYNFSLDDSQIHHKSNFVITDYSNIIAILPSYDYGVQPQFSLINSYSVKLYSYKNGPPKTPIYIQNRSIII; the protein is encoded by the coding sequence ATGAAAAGAATTGCCATCATATCTGTTTTAATGTTATACACAGTCTTCACCACTGGACTTTCTGTGTATACTCATTATTGTGCTGGTAAATTAGCTTCGATATCATTTTTTGGACCCGATAAAAAAGGATGTGGCAAATGCGCTGTTAAAATAACAAAAGATTGTTGTAAGGATAAACAGTATAACTTTTCATTAGATGATTCTCAAATACATCACAAAAGCAATTTTGTAATTACGGATTACTCCAATATCATAGCGATATTGCCTTCATACGATTATGGAGTGCAGCCACAATTTTCGCTTATAAATTCATATTCTGTAAAATTATATTCCTATAAAAATGGGCCACCTAAAACGCCTATTTATATACAGAACCGTTCCATTATTATTTAG
- a CDS encoding heavy-metal-associated domain-containing protein, translated as MKSQIRIFALLFTIMVTVFITNSTAHPLHYETISFKVSGNCEMCKKRIESALKGNAAIKSVDWNVKTKVVKVEYNLHLISLDKIHQLIADAGHDTDKIKANLSIYNKLPDCCQYDRKK; from the coding sequence ATGAAATCTCAAATCAGAATATTCGCTTTGTTATTTACCATTATGGTAACAGTATTTATTACCAATTCAACTGCACATCCATTACATTATGAAACAATATCATTCAAAGTATCTGGTAACTGTGAGATGTGTAAAAAAAGAATTGAATCTGCATTAAAAGGAAACGCTGCTATTAAAAGTGTTGACTGGAATGTAAAAACTAAAGTTGTTAAAGTGGAATATAACCTTCATTTAATTTCTTTAGATAAAATCCACCAACTAATAGCAGATGCCGGCCATGATACAGATAAAATTAAAGCCAATCTATCTATCTATAATAAGTTACCTGATTGTTGCCAATATGATAGAAAAAAGTAA